Proteins from a genomic interval of Arvicola amphibius chromosome 10, mArvAmp1.2, whole genome shotgun sequence:
- the Atp5pf gene encoding ATP synthase-coupling factor 6, mitochondrial: protein MILQRIFRLSSLLRSAVSVNLRRNIGVTAVAFNKELDPVQKLFVDKIREYKSKRQTSGGPVDAGPEYQQDLDKELFKLKQMFGKGDMNTFPTFKFEDPKFEVFDKPQS, encoded by the exons ATGATTCTTCAGAGGATCTTCAGGCTGTCGTCTCTCCTTCGGTCGGcagtctctgtgaacttgaggAGGAACATTGGTGTTACAGCGGTGGCGTTTAATAAGGAACTTGATCCGGTACAGAAACTCTTCGTGGACAAGATAAGAGAGTACAAATCAAAGCGACA GACATCTGGAGGACCTGTTGATGCTGGCCCAGAGTATCAGCAAGATCTGGACAAAGAGCTTTTTAAGCTTAAACAAATGTTTGGTAAAGGAGATATGAATACATTTCCTACCTTCAAATTTGAAG aTCCCAAATTTGAAGTCTTCGACAAACCCCAGTCCTGA